The Papaver somniferum cultivar HN1 chromosome 3, ASM357369v1, whole genome shotgun sequence genome includes a region encoding these proteins:
- the LOC113359835 gene encoding uncharacterized protein LOC113359835, with amino-acid sequence MEYYQAYNGKEKVYETIYGDDVKSYSHLVWYINAIRETNPCSMIDFEYDPAKKQFQRIFILGCLTAATGINGDKGFFPLAMALVGSENNDNLEWFLRNLTQVNNFPITSSDPRYTLMLDHFQEATYALSPENHAKAIHKIKDLNCDWVADYIETILPESYVNAFFKGFRYGRTTSTLGDSFNSWILVHKKIPASALLDQISRKVMVMMANRRDDGANMMTPLTAKWRVYGFPCARALAAIRKIKREAIDFISPYFTSDYFRTTYLHAIHPIPNYNRHVDIDEDKTINPPIVKKQPGRPQGKRILSKGEKKVKRKFHCSNSKEPGHNRRQVLRILRSTHPLA; translated from the exons ATGGAGTATTATCAGGCCTATAATGGTAAGGAAAAGGTTTATGAGACCATTTATGGCGACGATGTGAAGTCAtactcgcacttggtatggtatattaatgctataagggaaaccaacccCTGTAGTATGATTGATTTTGAATATGATCCTGCAAAGAAACagttccaacggattttcatctt AGGTTGCTTGACGGCagctactgggatcaatggtgataaaG GTTTTTTCCCACTTGCCATGGCACTAGTCGGTTCTGAGAATAACGACAACTTggagtggtttttaaggaatttgactCAAGTT aataatttTCCCATCACTAGCTCAGATCCTAGGTACACGCTTATGTTGGACCATTTCCAAGAAGCGACATATgcactctcacctgaaaaccatgctaaGGCCATACATAAAATTAAAGATTTGAATTGCGATTGGGTGGCTGATTACATTGAGACCATCCTACCTGAATCATATGTGAATGCCTTTTTCAAAGGTTTTCGGTATGGACGCACAACTAGTACTCTTGGAGATTCGTTCAATAGCTGGAttctggttcacaagaagattcctgcatctgctcttcttgatcaA attagCAGGAAAGTAATGGTAATGATGGCAAACCGTCGTGATGATGGCgctaatatgatgactccattaacTGCAAA GTGGCGCGTATATGGTTTCCCTTGTGCTCGTGCTCTTGCAGCCATACGAAAGATTAAACGTGaagctattgatttcatttcaccgtaTTTTACGAGCGACTATTTTAGGACGACTTATTTGCATGCCATCCATCCAATTCCCAACTACAATAGGCATGTTGATATTGACGAAGACAAGACCATCAACCCGCCTATTGTAAAGAAACAACCAGGTAGACCCCAAGGGAAAAGGATTTTAAGTAAAGGTGAAAAGAAAGTCAAGAGGAAATTTCATTGCAGTAATTCAAAGGAACCAGGTCACAATAGGAGGCAGGTTTTAAGAATCCTACGAAGTACACATCCCCTAGCTTGA